The following proteins come from a genomic window of Miscanthus floridulus cultivar M001 chromosome 2, ASM1932011v1, whole genome shotgun sequence:
- the LOC136527870 gene encoding ARF guanine-nucleotide exchange factor GNOM-like — MCGLRAASPSGAGSDHGAPRLAMACVLASEAATVLAVMRRNVRWAGVRYGGGDGGAGDDEHLDHPLVAGLKALRRRAAAWGHGRWAGVEPLLYLRPFLDVVRSDETGAPITGAALSSLHKILTLDLVGPGAPGAAEAMAAVVDAVTACRFEVTDPASEEAVLARVLQVLLACVRSRASPALANRHVCTIVNTCFRVVQQAGTKGELLQRVSRQTMQEVIRTVFARLLDIGVTVLSDEQVAGCKNQCLGAEGTENGKSDYVCLNSSGDEVGDGSGVVQDKDLMEPFGVPCMVEILQFLCSLLNIAEDIEVNPRMNPIDFDEDVPLFALGLINSAVELSASSIHRHQKLLAFVQDELFRNLMHFGLSMSPLILSTVCSIVFTLFYHLRHELKLQIEAFFSCVILRLAQSRYGASYQQQEVALEALIDFCRQKEFMAEMYANMDCDLQCSNIFEELANLLSKSAFPVNSPLSALNVLALDGLVAVIQAMAQRIDNAPQHHEQTVPEISEYFPFWQLKCESSNDPDQWVKFVHQQKSIKRKLMVGVEHFNRDKKKGFKYLQGIHLLPEKLDPHNVALFFRYTPGLDKNLLGEYLGNHDEFSIQVLHEFARTFDFKDMNLDAALRLFLETFRLPGESQKIQRILEAFSERYYEQSPQMFVNRDAALVLSYSVILLNTDQHNVRVKKKMTEEDFIRNNRRINGGNDLPREFLSELYYSICRNEIKTIPEQGAGCSEMSFSRWVDLMWRSKRTSMYIACDSYPFLDHDMFSVMAGPTVAAVSVVFDNVEHEEVLTGCIDGFLSVAKLAAFYHLDDVLNDLVVALSKFTTLLNTSYIDDPVTAFGEDTKARMATEAVFTIATAYGDHIRSGWRNIIDCILRLHKIGLLPDRLTGDTADDQESSSEPLPGKLTSSAPQVLPISTPRKTYGLMGRFSQLLYLDAEEPRSQPTEEQLAAQRNASETVKKCQIGTIFTESKFLQADSLSNLARALIQAAGRPQKITSSLDDEGIAVFCLELLITVTLNNRDRIVLLWQDVFEHITHIVQSTVMPCSLVEKAVFGLLHICQRLLPYKANLVDDLLRSLQLILKLDARVADAYCENITLEVTRLVKANATHIKSQMGWRTIISLLCITARHPDASDAGFEALVFIMSEGAHLSPANFILSVEASRQFAESRLGSAERSIHALNLMADSVNCLLRWSREVREAGGEADRILEGIAEMWLRLVQALRKVCVDQREEVRNHALLSLHRCLVVDGISVKSSTWFMAFDIIFQLLDELLEIAQSYSPKDFRNMEVSLLHAVKLLCKVFLQSLKDLSGQGSFDKLWWEVLDMIEKFMKVKVRGRRTEKLQEAIPELVKNILMVMKASGILSKIGASENSFWEATWLQVNKIAPSLQSEIFPDNEDGSTTLVEENKLGTQAQSDQNNDQ, encoded by the exons ATGTGCGGGCTCAGGGCAGCATCGCCGTCAGGCGCAGGATCCGATCACGGGGCGCCGCGACTGGCGATGGCGTGTGTGCTAGCGTCAGAGGCCGCCACGGTGCTCGCCGTCATGCGCCGCAACGTCCGCTGGGCGGGCGTCCgctacggcggcggcgacggcggcgcgggcgacgACGAGCACCTCGACCACCCGCTCGTCGCGGGGCTCAAGGCTCTCCGCCGCCGCGCTGCCGCGTGGGGCCACGGTCGCTGGGCGGGCGTCGAGCCGCTCCTCTACCTCCGACCCTTCCTCGATGTCGTCCGCTCCGACGAGACTGGGGCGCCCATCACGGGTGCTGCGCTCTCGTCGTTGCACAAGATCCTCACCCTTGACCTCGTCGGGCCCGGCGCACCAGGCGCCGCCgaggccatggccgccgtcgtcgACGCCGTCACGGCCTGCCGCTTTGAGGTCACCGACCCGGCGTCCGAGGAGGCCGTCCTGGCAAGGGTCCTGCAAGTGCTGCTCGCCTGCGTGCGCAGCCGTGCATCACCGGCGCTTGCCAACCGCCACGTCTGCACGATCGTCAACACATGTTTCCGCGTCGTGCAGCAGGCTGGAACCAAGGGGGAGCTACTGCAGCGTGTCTCCCGCCAGACAATGCAGGAGGTTATACGAACTGTCTTTGCCCGCCTGCTGGACATTGGTGTCACCGTGTTGTCCGACGAGCAG GTTGCTGGTTGCAAGAACCAATGTTTGGGTGCTGAGGGGACAGAGAACGGGAAGAGTGACTATGTATGTTTGAATAGCTCAGGCGATGAGGTGGGAGATGGTTCTGGTGTTGTGCAAGACAAAGACTTGATGGAGCCCTTTGGGGTTCCTTGTATGGTAGAGATATTGCAATTCTTGTGCTCCCTCTTGAACATAGCAGAAGACATTGAGGTGAACCCAAGGATGAATCCAATTGACTTTGATGAGGATGTGCCGCTTTTTGCTCTGGGGTTGATTAATTCAGCTGTTGAGTTGTCAGCTTCTTCTATACACAGACATCAAAAACTTTTAGCATTTGTACAGGATGAATTGTTCCGCAATCTAATGCATTTTGGCTTGTCAATGAGCCCCCTGATCCTGTCGACAGTGTGCAGCATTGTATTTACTCTCTTTTACCATCTGCGCCATGAACTTAAGCTGCAAATAGAGGCTTTCTTCTCATGTGTTATCCTAAGATTAGCACAGAGTAGATATGGAGCAAGTTATCAGCAGCAAGAAGTTGCCCTTGAGGCTCTAATTGATTTTTGCCGGCAGAAAGAGTTTATGGCTGAGATGTATGCAAATATGGACTGTGATTTACAGTGCTCAAATATTTTTGAAGAGTTAGCTAACCTTCTGTCTAAGAGCGCATTTCCTGTGAACAGTCCTTTGTCAGCTTTAAATGTGCTTGCTTTGGATGGTTTGGTTGCTGTCATTCAGGCAATGGCACAGCGGATTGATAATGCACCTCAACATCATGAGCAAACAGTGCCAGAAATAAGTGAATATTTTCCTTTCTGGCAGTTGAAATGTGAGAGCAGTAATGATCCTGATCAGTGGGTTAAATTTGTCCACCAGCAAAAAAGCATCAAGAGAAAGCTAATGGTTGGTGTTGAACATTTTAATAGGGACAAAAAGAAGGGTTTTAAGTACCTACAAGGCATTCATCTTTTGCCTGAAAAACTTGATCCACACAATGTTGCTCTGTTCTTTAGGTACACACCTGGGTTGGACAAGAATCTTCTTGGGGAGTACCTGGGTAATCACGATGAATTCTCTATTCAGGTTCTTCATGAATTTGCAAGAACCTTTGACTTCAAGGATATGAATTTGGATGCTGCCTTAAGGCTCTTCTTGGAAACTTTCCGGCTTCCTGGTGAGTCACAGAAGATACAGAGAATTCTTGAGGCCTTTTCTGAGCGATATTATGAACAGTCACCACAAATGTTTGTTAATAGAGATGCAGCTCTGGTGTTATCATATTCTGTAATCTTGCTCAATACTGATCAGCACAATgtaagggtgaagaagaagatgactgaGGAAGACTTTATTAGGAACAATCGCCGTATAAATGGAGGAAATGATCTGCCAAGAGAATTCTTGTCAGAGCTTTATTATTCTATTTGCCGGAATGAAATCAAAACTATTCCTGAGCAGGGAGCTGGGTGTTCTGAGATGTCTTTCAGTCGTTGGGTTGATCTAATGTGGAGGTCAAAGAGAACATCAATGTACATTGCTTGTGACTCCTACCCTTttcttgatcatgacatgttttcTGTTATGGCCGGACCAACAGTTGCTGCTGTTTCTGTGGTTTTTGATAATGTTGAGCATGAAGAGGTTCTTACAGGGTGCATTGATGGCTTTCTGTCAGTGGCGAAATTGGCTGCATTCTATCATCTTGATGATGTTTTGAATGATCTTGTTGTGGCACTATCTAAATTCACCACTTTGTTGAACACTTCCTACATTGATGATCCTGTAACAGCTTTCGGGGAGGATACCAAGGCTAGAATGGCAACAGAAGCTGTTTTCACTATAGCAACTGCTTATGGTGATCACATACGCAGCGGATGGCGGAACATAATAGATTGTATTTTAAGATTGCATAAGATAGGACTTCTTCCTGATCGCCTCACTGGCGATACAGCTGATGATCAGGAATCCTCTTCAGAGCCATTACCCGGCAAACTTACTTCATCCGCTCCTCAAGTTTTGCCAATTAGCACTCCTCGGAAAACTTATGGACTGATGGGGAGGTTCAGCCAACTACTGTACTTAGATGCTGAGGAACCAAGGTCCCAACCAACTGAGGAGCAACTTGCTGCTCAGAGGAATGCTTCAGAGACTGTAAAGAAGTGCCAAATAGGTACCATCTTCACTGAGAGCAAATTCTTGCAAGCTGATTCGCTCTCAAATTTGGCAAGAGCCCTCATCCAGGCAGCAGGCAGACCTCAGAAAATCACCAGCTCACTTGATGATGAAGGCATAGCTGTCTTCTGCTTAGAGCTTCTAATTACTGTCACATTAAACAACAGAGACAGGATTGTTCTTTTGTGGCAGGATGTTTTTGAGCACATAACCCATATTGTCCAGTCCACGGTGATGCCCTGCAGCCTAGTGGAGAAGGCTGTTTTTGGGCTCCTGCACATCTGTCAGAGGTTGCTTCCCTATAAGGCAAACTTGGTAGATGATTTGCTGAGGTCATTGCAGCTTATTTTAAAACTTGATGCCCGTGTAGCTGATGCTTACTGTGAGAACATTACCTTGGAGGTCACACGGCTTGTCAAGGCCAATGCAACCCATATCAAATCCCAGATGGGCTGGCGGACTATCATTTCCTTGCTCTGCATCACGGCACGCCATCCTGATGCTTCTGATGCAGGATTTGAAGCCCTGGTTTTTATCATGTCAGAAGGAGCGCACCTCTCACCTGCCAACTTCATCCTTTCAGTGGAGGCATCAAGGCAGTTTGCAGAATCTCGGCTTGGGTCTGCAGAAAGATCTATCCATGCTTTGAACCTAATGGCAGACTCAGTTAACTGCCTTCTGCGATGGTCACGAGAGGTTAGAGAAGCTGGTGGAGAAGCAGACAGAATATTGGAAGGAATTGCTGAGATGTGGCTGCGGCTAGTGCAGGCTCTACGCAAGGTGTGCGTGGATCAAAGGGAAGAAGTGAGGAACCATGCGTTGTTATCGTTGCACAGATGCTTGGTAGTTGATGGAATATCAGTTAAGTCTTCAACATGGTTTATGGCATTTGACATTATTTTCCAGTTGCTTGATGAACTGTTGGAGATTGCTCAGAGTTACTCACCAAAGGATTTCAGAAACATGGAGGTGTCTCTCTTGCATGCTGTAAAACTGTTGTGCAAGGTGTTCTTGCAGTCACTTAAAGACCTCTCAGGACAGGGCAGTTTTGATAAGTTGTGGTGGGAAGTCCTTGACATGATAGAGAAGTTCATGAAAGTCAAAGTGAGAGGGAGGAGGACTGAAAAGCTACAAGAGGCTATCCCAGAGTTAGTCAAGAACATACTGATGGTGATGAAAGCGAGTGGGATCCTGTCAAAGATAGGTGCCAGTGAAAACAGTTTCTGGGAAGCAACATGGCTTCAAGTTAACAAGATTGCACCCTCTCTACAATCAGAAATTTTTCCTGACAATGAGGATGGCAGCACAACTCTAGTTGAAGAAAACAAATTGGGTACACAAGCGCAATCTGACCAGAACAATGATCAATAG